The Nitrospira sp. sequence CATCAGTTCCAAAAATTATCTGCATGCCCGGATTTCGAACGATCATCGGAATAACCTCGGTTTCCATGAACGTTCGTAGTTGTCTTAGAGGCAGATCCTCCAAGACAGGGCGAAAGAATCCAAACTGGAAGAAGTGCTGACCATCGTGAAAAACTAACCGGTCTCGTTGCAAGCTATGCGGACGCACATCATAAAACCGCTTCCCGAGGCAATCCGTAATCAGCTGAACCTTCTCCGGAATATCGTGTCGGACGGGATTCACCGTCGTCCTCTCTCAGAATAGTTAGCGTCCAGTGTGCCTCCAGAAGTCGCATTTTGAGCGGCGCATGCTGCTGGGGATGGCAGTGGTTCGTGTTGACATGGTTTTGAGTTACGCGCTGTCGATTCGCTTCACGGCCATTTGGAGCGCCGCCGCCCTGGCCTCGCTCGGAGTCGCGAAACTTTCTTCGGTGCAACCGCTGTACGATCGAAAAGAGGTCTTCAACGCTTCAATCACGGTGAATGTACAACCCCAGGTTCCGCCTCCTTGCCGGTCAGGAGTCAACACAATTTGACGTCTCTTGTAGTACCCGGAAGTCGGGCGTGTGTTTAAGCTGTCATCGCTCATTCAACAACCTGCTCCTACCACGCGAGGAAGAATGTCGGGTGCAGCGCCACGGCATCGTACGCATGATTCTCCCGTAACCCGAGGGTTGCTCGGGGGAGACACACGTTTCAGTGCCGATATGTGGAATGTGGTCGAATAAGGATGAATTACTCCGGGTCATACGGAAGTCCTTCCCAACCTTGGACTCTGGTCAACTTGTAAACCTGTGTTTCCTCACATCGGAAACAATAGACTTCGATTGCCGGGGCGCCGTGCGAGCGTTGTCCAACATACCTGACCTTTGGTGTTCCAGTTGGATTGCATCGACAGACGATTTTGAAATACTCTCCTGTGTCCTCACCCGCTACTTGCATAAATGCCTCCTCTCTCAAGAGAACACACGGCTATGGCTGATCCCCACCACTGTTGGGACACTCGACTCTTTGCTCTTCGCCAAAATCCCCTTCTTCCCCATCTCCGCCCGGTGGGTCTCGAGCAGCTGTATGACGTGGGCCTTCGCAGAGCCGCGCGCATGGTCCCCTGCTCGCAATCGAAGACAGCGGTCATAGCAGGACCGACACGCCCAACATACCGCCGGACTATGGACGATGCTTGAAGGGAACCGGATTAGATCAGTGGTGGATGGAAGACCGATGTGAGCAACACGGGAAGATGCGGAATGGCATGCCCGTCGGCTTGGAGCCGTAACGCACTGAACGGACGAACTTCAGGCACCGGGGGAAGCACCGAGGGATCTTCGGAGTCCGCTTCTGTGAACACGTCGGCGGTGGTCAAGAGACTCAAGAGGGTCACCGGGACGTCGACGATCTGTATAGCCACACAGACACAAAGGAAGAGCACCACCCACGTTGAGCCCATTCGCTGACCACACAGCCTTAGGGTCTTCATCGTTCACATCTATCCGATCAAGCAAGCAGGGGCGAAGAATATCCTGTTTGCAAGGAGTTCGCAATGGGAAGAAATAGCACGTACTCAAGTGTCTGCCCAAGAAGCGACGCGCCTTTGTGATCGTGAATATCTGGGGGTTCATCGAGAATGAAAGATTGAAGCAGTTCGAGGGCCGAAGCGCTTGAACGGCGGCCGATCTTGGCACGATCACAAGGAATACGGAGCGGGCGCTTCACATGACCAGATCCCTTCCCCGGAAAACGACGATTCACGATCTACCAAACCCTTGGCACACTATTCGGCATCCCTCTTGACCCACAGTCGGCTGTCAGGGGCTTTCGACCAGACTTTAGTTTCGGCATGAAACCAGTGTATGGGCTTGGTCAGAGAGGCACGCCTCGCGCTTCTTCAGTCCTTGGCTTTCTCGTACCTGGCCTTTTGCGGAGTGTCAACCACAGCACCAGATATCCGGCCATCGCGGAGAGGAGTGACCCGAGGAGAATCCCAATGCGCTCATCGAACAGCGCAGGCCGCTGCAGTTCCTCAAAGGCGAGGGCACCGATAAACAGACTCATCGTGAAGCCGACGCCGCACAGGATGGCGACCCCATAGAGCTGGATCGCGGTGACTGCCCTCGGTAGGCGGGCGATCCCCAGCAGGATCCCCGCCATGCAGAACAGAAAGACCCCGAGCTGCTTGCCGAGAAACAACCCCAGCGTAATGCCGAGGGAGACCGGGTGGGTGAGACTGCCCAGGGACACCTCGCTCAGGGAGATTCCAGCATTGAAGAAGGCAAACAGGGGCAAGGTGACAAAGGCCACTGCCGTGTGCAGCTCATCTTCCAGGAAACGGAGCGGAGAATGAGCCCGATTCTTAGCATCAGTGAGGGGAATAAACATTGCCAGCAGGACGCCCGCAAGGGTGGCATGCACGCCGGACTTCAATACCGCGACCCACATCACGAGGCCCACCAAGGCATAGAGGGAAATGGCCGTCACGCCTTTACGGTTGAGAAGCAAGAGGATCATCAGGCAGCCACTAGCGGTCCACACCATGGCCGCAGAGAGGTTCGACGTAAAAAAGAATGCGATGATAAGAATGGCGCCGATATCATCAAAAATGGCGAGCGACACCAGAAACACCTTCAGGGAAAGCGGGACCCGCTGGCCCAGCAGGGAGAGGATGCCCAAAGCGAAGGCTGTATCGGTGGCGATGGGAATCGCCCACCCAGCCAGACCGGCTGGATTGTTGTAATTGACCCACCAATAGATACATCCTGGCACCACCATCCCGCCCAGTGCGCCCATGGCAGGAAGCCCCACATTGGCCATATCGGACAGTTCGCCTTCCAGGACCTCTCGTTTCAGCTCCATCCCGACCAGAAAGAAAAAGAGCACCATGAGACCATCGTTGATCCAGAGCAGGAGAGGTTTGTGAATCTGGAGACTCCCAAACTGAACCCCGACTGGGATCTGGAGCAGGCTCTCATACAGATGCTTCAGGTCGGTATTGGCGCAGAGCATGGCGAGTCCGGCAGCCACAATCAGCAGAATGCCGCCGGCGGATTCCAGTTTAAGGAACGTGCGGATGGTACTAATCATTTATAGCGTATGAACAGTTGCCTGCCGTTGTCCTAAGTCTTGAAGAATGGAGAAGGCTTTCGAGGGTCGGAGGATGGAACTCCTCTAGTGAGGAGCACCGGCAGCATGTCCGTTATTTGCTTCATTCCGCTCTATGGGCGCCTCTCATTTTGCTTTCGTGAGGAGTTCCTTCAGTTTGTTGTACCCCGGGGCATCTGGGTGGCAATAATGTTCGCTGAGGGAACCATTGCTGTTTCTGATCGAGATGCGAAAAATCTTGCCATGCGCCTCGATCTTGACCGCCTCCGTGATATTGAGGAAAAGATCTTTGCTCACCTGAACCATGTTGTCCATCACCCCTCCATCCAATCAATCATTTCTTCGCAAGTGTGTTCGCACGCTGCTCTCGGGCTCACCCTGCTGTCTCACGAGCGCCTGTGCATCGTGCACGCACCGGCTTGTAGAACGACTACACCAGGGCGCCGATTCACCGTCCAGCCCTATCCCTCCTCTCAACGATTCCTGAACCCCTGTATTGCACTCAGTGGATCTGCGGTGCGCGGAGGTAGGCTTTCAGCTGCTCTGAGTAATATTGAACGATCTTTCGCTCTTGAGGAGACAGCGGCGCATGGCCAAAGAGCATCGACGAGGAAAGCAGCGTTTCGCAGGAACGAATGAGCCCGTGGATTTCTTTGCGTAACGGAAAGAATGGACTGATAGACGCCGACATAGAGGAATCGCCTTTCTCACAAAGTGTCGGCGGTGGGCCTTCCGGGACCGGCGGCAAGATGTGCGTTGGATTGTAGACATGTGACAATACGTTCGGTGATGGCGTGAAGGATATCGAGTTTCGTATACGCACCCTGCAAGGCCGTCGCCGGATGTCTTCTTCCTCGCGGTCTTGGATGGCCGCTTTTCATGTCAATGGTTGGCCTATCTCCTTCAGACAGTTCTGATGGCCACTCGTACTTTATCTCCATATCGTTTTCGAAGCCTGCCGACAAATTTGTGGTAGTTTCCTCCGAGTTCATGCAAGACAGTCTTGGCTAATTTCCCCGACTGGTTTTGCAGCTCGCCTATGAACTGCACCCACTTCTCCTTGGACCGGTCATCGTTCATACCATCCTCCTCCATGCCAAACATTCAGTATTGGGAGTCAGCCGTCACGTCGTCGAACAATCAGACAACTCCGATCACACCACTCAGTGTCCTAGTCGCCTCCACCCGCAGACCAGGCTACTCAAGGCATACAGTCGCTCAGAGAAGCTCTGGTATCGGAGCGGCGGAGACTGAGGAATCGATCACGCTGAGAAGAACCAGGAAGCGCAAGAGATGGGACAGTCACCGAAGCTTTACACCGAACCATATTACCCTGGGCGTAATGGGCATCAGAGTCAAGCACTATAATATGATCTGGAGCAGTCGAGGCGACAGAGACGTTTGAAGTCAGCCTCAGAGAGGGCGCCAAGGCCGTCCTCCTCTTAATAGCGCTTGACTCCGGCGGCAAATGCGCTCAGGGTCATCGTATGACATATTGACCCGACTGTCCCATCTCTCGCGCATTGCCCTCCCAAACTCCGGCGCGTTTGATTCCTCAGTCTCTACTCCGTTTGTTCGAAGCACGACCGTCATCGCGTCCAGCCTCTGCAAAGTGCCTGCAGGACCGGAGAATCGCAGTTGGGACATCGGCCTATGGGATTCCGGATGCGCGCTGAACTGGTTTTACTTGCGTATGCAGTCGTGTGGGGGATTGTGTTTCTTGTGACTTTCCTGCTGACTAGATCACACTGAATCTGAAGACGGCTGAAACACCAAAACCAAACTCGCAAGAGAAGCGCTGTTCGCAGAGCCACCTGCCTCAAGTGAATGAGCCATAGCGGACCGAGCGCGGAGTTCAGCAATGTTACATATTCCTGATCAGCCACCAGTTATTATTTGCCTACGGCCCTCCTCACCTCTCTGACCTTTACCGACTGGACGATTCCCAACAGTCCTCAGAGGGTTGGACTTCTGTCCCTACTTGGCCCGATGCAGGTCGATTACCGTTCCTGCCTCATTTAGTTCCACGGTGACCATGGAGCCTTCAGCGATATTTGTGGCTTTCACCTCAAGTCTCTCTAGCGGGAACTCTTTATCGCCCTCGCTGGTTTGCAGCTTGACGATCTTCTTATCCCTCCCCATATAGACCAACTTCCCAGTCACAAATTGATGTTCACCTTCCTCGCCCTTGAGATGCATATCAATGACGAGATTATCCCCGTCCAGGATGAACGAGACTTCATCACCTGCTTTGAATGGTTCATGTCCGTGTCGCCGAGAAGCATTCTCGTTTGTTCAGTACGTAGTCCCGTTCGCTGTTTTGACTGCGAGCCCACCTGCTTTCGTCACCACAACGCCGGTAAGCTTCCTGTGGGTTGCGTCCTGTTCTCCGGCTGAAATCGCGGTAAGTGGAGCACACAGAATGAGCCCCATAAGTATTGATGCGACGAAGAACCCCTTGGTCTGCACCCGATCCTCCTCGGGTTTATCGGTTTAGGTATGACTTGACATGGAACTCGGTGTACGTCATTTCAAACGGAAGGAATGGAAGAGGCTGCCATACGCCACCGCCTTTCTCACACGGTGTCGCCGGGTGGCCTTCCATGACCCAACGGCAAGTTGTGGTTAGGTTGTAGGCCTGTAAGGCTACGCTCCATTACAAAACTGTCCATGCTCCAGATCCCTAGGCCGGACGTGTTCCTCGTGCGCTGTGATGATTCTCTGTGGGAGGAAGTCATGAAAACCTACTCATTTGTTCAGCTTCCGCCATGCCCATGGCGATACAGGAGACGGATCAACCCACAAGCCTCTGCTTGCGTCTCGGGCCTCGGCTTCCAGGGCTTCTAATATGGCGTTCCCCGGCGCATGCGGTCGATCCCACCAGCACCAGCCTTCTTTGACGAGTGTATGGTTGATATTGGTCCCATCGGCGAGCACGACATCGGCAAGGATACGCCCATATCGATCTTTGCCATGAATCTGGAGGCTGACCTCCAGCGCGAAGCTCAGGATAGAAATCACGTCTTTCGCGCTACTGCCGTAAGGCTGGCCCTCTGCCGGGCAGTCGATACCATACAATCGGACCTGATGGGATTTTCCATTATGTAGGATCTCGATGACGTCCCCGTTTACGACTCTCACCACTTCGCCGGTGAAGGGGTATGCTTTGGCGTCGCTGAAGAGAAGGAGCAATATTGCGATCAGGAATCGTAGAGTGAGAGCCGCCATATGAGCACCTGATCGGGGGTTACCTTAGACCGGCACGATAGCATTGCTCACATACGAGAAATGGTCAAAAGTGCACGCTATATAACTTCAACCTAATCCGTGAGCTGTGGTCTCTATATGAGATGAAATCGGCAGGCTTGGGGATAGCCGAGCGCAAACAGCCCCCTCAGATCCGGGGGAGACGTAAACAGAAGGCTGAACGAAGGAATTATGCTCATTTTGTGCTCAAGCCCACCCCTTACAAATCATTCCAGCTAACGACTGCTGGAAACCTACTCCGCCAAACAATACTCAACCGAACCGGTGCACCCACTCCGTGGCGGGCATTCCCGCTCCCTATTGGTTTGTAGCTGCCCTACAAAAGGAGGAGCAAGAAATACAGCTCTATCTCAATAGGAGGTGATATAGCTTGTATGTAACGCTTCTATGATCTTCCATTTGGAATAAGAGGTTTCATGATGATGTTTCGAACGACGCATTTTGAGCTGGAGATTGCCAACTTTTTGTTCCTTCGAACACCACTGCTTGGACGCCTGTATATGGGCCCAGACGCGGGATTTGGCTGGTGGATGCGGATCGGTCCGAAGGAGGTAGATTATTACCGTCGGGAGTATCTTGACAATGCAAGGCGACATTTACGAGCGAGAGCCTACAGTGATCGTAATGCATGGAAACTACCTCGTAAATATCTCTGACCACTGGCGGTTCACCGCTGCCTTTTCTGCATGCAGAACAACCACTAAACAATACAGACTCCGTAGAACAGCCTATTGAAACCTGTACATACTTTATGACGAAGGCCTTTGCTTACCCACGCTTCGCCACTCCCACGGTGGCACCGGTTTAGGATCACTCCATAGCCCCTTCCGCGCTAATCGTGCCTCATTCTCTAACGCTTCAAGAACTAGATCCTTTGGCGCGTGCTTCCGATACCACCAGCACCAACCCTCTCTGACCAACACGTGATTAACGTTGGTGCCGTCGGAGAGCTGCACCTCTGCGACGGTCCGCCCATATTTATCTTTGCCGTGGCTCTCAATGGTCACGTCCATGGAGAAGATGAGGTCTGAGGTGGCTTGCTGGGCATCGTTGCTAAACGGCTGACCATTCTCGGGACAATAAATCCCATGCAGACGGATACGTTCAGGCTTGCCGTTACGGAGCACTTCAAATGTGCCGCCACCCTGAACTGAAATTACTTGGCCGGTGAAGGGGAAGGCGTCTATGACCTGGAAGCAAAAGGACAGAGAGAAGAAGATGACGAGCAGTCTCATCAGGCTTGTCCCCGTGCGTTGTCTCCTTCGCGACCCGCTATTCCACTTCAATGATCGCGCCAAGCGATCACGAGTACCAACCGATACCTGATATCTATCTGGTAAAAATCTGGTCGAGTAAAAGCAGTCGCTGGTCGAGTTGTTTGCCAAGTTGTTCAAGCTCGCGAGTGGAATGCGAGTATAGATCTGGAAAATCTTTCTTGTCGGAAAGGCTAGCCATTTGCGCGGGAGTCAGTGTTTGGCGCTTAAGGTACGCGTCAAAGATATGTGTGATTCCCTTCAGGTCGGCAATCACCAGACGGTACTGCTCTTCGACCTCGGGATACGCTTTGACGATTTCATCATTGCTCGTCACCTGATAGGCTTGAAACATCGCGAGTTGCAGCTGTTTCCTGGCGTCTTGGAGTTTCTGCACGTCGTTACGCGCATCAACCTCATAAAATACTTCGATTGCCTGGGTGCATGTCTGCATGATTCTGGCGTTGTCTAATCGGGCAGCCAGCTTTGTCGAGGGATACAGTTTATAGGCTGCGCTTAACTCCCCTACCCTCCCATCGTTCGTATGGCGGATGTCACTAATAACTCCTCGCTCCAGATAACCAACAGACTTGGGTACATCGATAACTTGCAGTGACGGTTCTGGAGGATTGAGCTGCAAGTCGCGAAAGAACCGTTCCAATTCCATATGCAGTTGGATAATTTTGTGGCTCAGTTCCGTGGTTTGCCTTGACGATTCCTTAAAGCTATTCGTGAGAAGCTGTCCAATGTCTTTGGCTCGAGGATCTTTCTCGCCCATGAGAATTGGCATGATTTCCACCAGACGTTGATTGAGGCCATCCGTCCTGGAACGAATTCCTTTTGAGCAGGCCCTCCAATTATCGGCGTACTGATGATGTCGAGCGATGAGTCGATCAATCTGAACCAGCGCGTCGCGATAGCTGAGAGTCAAATAGTCGGCAGGAACGGTATACGGGTTCTCGAAACATGCTTGCCAGAATCCCTCAGTACTACGCTTTGCGTCCAACAAATCACTTATTGCCTTCACTGGGTCAAGAGATGGAGAGACTGCTCCATTGGGAACCACCATCTTGAAATGAAATGTTTTGACGGGTTCGTTATTGAATAGGACCGTCATGGAGTACGATCCTGGCGGATCTCCAGGTGCAACGGTCCAAAGATTCCATATGTTTCCTTGTTTCGTAGGTGTTCGAGCTTTCGTCAGGGTAATCGTTCGTCCATCCTTCGATAACTTGGCTTCTTTGGGAAGCGCTCTGGGTCGATCAGGAAGCGTGATTATTTCGGTTACGACAACTTGTTGATTGGATGGCGCTTTCGCGATGTACCCGTAACTGGTAAGTTCCGGGATCAGAGGAACTTCTAACGCGCTTTGTTGCCACTGCCATTTGTCCGACACCATAGCTCGGGTGCCGACGACAAAATTGATATCCCCATCAAATGCCCATGATGGCGTGGTTAGCGCGAGGTCTGTCCAGACGACGAATATGAGGAGGAGCCACCGAGCGTGTCGCATATCCTATCTTCCAATCAGAACCCTCGCACAGAGAAGAACCATCACGGTCCTGGAATTATTTCACCAAGCTTCAGATCACATACCGGAGTGCCTATCGCATGTAAGAACATTTGGTACTCGGGAACGACGCAGAAAATCAGCCGGTAGGTCATGAGGCACCTCAACTGGGGGGCGTATTGTAGGAGGGAACGCCTGTACGGTGCAAGGGAGCCCTTAGAGTGGCGACCTTGAAATGATTCACCGCCTTGACCCTGGGTACACATACTGAAACGCTTGGTTTGATGTACTCCTGGGAGCACAAGGATATCCAGTTCTACGAGCGGCCCGCTGTCGGCTATCAGGTTTTAACTGGAAGAGGCGATCGGACAAAAACCGAGTGCTCTAATAGCGCCGCCTACAGTGGAGGGGGAACGAGTGTCAAGCCCTTCGTCTCCTAAGCACCCATCAACATCGAAGCACCTTCCGAACCTGGGGAAGAAATCAGCGCCTAGACGCACCCCGTCCTGAGTTCCCACCCAAAGAGGCATAGACCACACAAGCCGGCTTGCGTACAGTTTCAGTGTCGCAAACGTCGCAATAGCAACGAAGGGAGGCGATCATGGGTCTGCGGTGGGTTAACGTAGTTGGCGTTGTGATGTTGGTTCTCGCGCTCGTTGTGAATAAAGTGGTCTATCTGAACGTATGGCACGACTCTAACCTGTACTTGATTGCTGTCGCGATAACGTACCTCGTGGTTGCCCTTTGCCTCGCATCTTGGAGAGGGACAGATCACCTACAAGCCTAATCCCTGAAACCTGCCTCACCGATTCCTACGAAGGGGACACATCCCCTTCGCATCCCTCCAGGTCGTTGGTTCAATTCTCTTTCTGGAGCTGACGAATGGATTGGAACCAGCAACCTGCGGTTTACGAATAGAGGAGAGATGGTTTTCTAAAGGTTCAGTGTTTTAATGGTTTCCCCACTTCCATCAATATATCGAGCGCATAGGCAATTTCTACTGTCTGCATAGACTCCAACTGGTCTCGCCTTTTGAAGGCCGTTTTTATTGCAACCTTAACCCAACCCTTTGAGGTGAACCCCTCTGTTGCGACAGCAGAATCAGCACACTTTGGTTGCCATCACTCGCCAACGAGCCAGGTGAGGAAACGATAGACGAACGGACTGTCCACGAGCACCGCGATACCCCACCCAACAAGGAGGAGGACGAGGATGATCCTGAAAAATTGGATATTGGTTATGGGTTCCGGGGTACGCTTCATGTCAGGCAAGTAGCTGAACAGGAAGGAGGCTCCCAGCAAGAAGGAGGCTCCCAGCAAGGAACGCACGACTTTGGCGGTGTTTTGGCGGTGACCATTCCACTGCCTCCGTTCCCCGTAGGCGTCAGTTATGGTCAGCGAAACAGCGGGTGCATTATGTGCGGGTATTTCGTGAATCGCAAGAAGCCCTTACAGGGATCGAAAGGCCGCCACGGAGAGGCTAGACGGGGGATAATGCGAGTGAATGACTAACATGCTATGCACGCCAGGCAAACGACATTGTAGGGATATTGCTGGCTAGACCGAGGAAGGTTTTATCGTAGCTTATGCATATGAGCGAGAAGGAGAGTGGCCTCAACTACATACTAGAAGAGTATATGGGGTTTGCAACACCAAAGGGGAAAGGCCTGATAATCGACGAGACTCAAGGTAGCCCAGAGATGCCTAAACGAAGAGGAAAGTCGGTCTGTTAAGAGAGCAGGAAACTTTGCAGTAACCATGGACACGTAATGATGAACGGCGTCGTGCTCCAACTTGCTCAGTTCGCGCATTCGACGAAGAAAGCGCAGAGTACAGGAGCCGCTCGCAGGAACGGATGTATTCTTCGAACTCATTACGTACGTGAGAGAAGGGCATGGGCGATGAGGTCACCATGGGGAGCACCGCCTTTCTCGCCAGGTGTCGGCGGTCGGGCCTTCCAGGAGGCCATCGGCAGGTTGTGGGTAGGACTGTAGGCCACCAAGGCTAGGCTGCTTTAGCAGATATGACGATAGGGCAACATTGTAGGGATCTTCCTGGGTGGACTGAAGCCGATACAAGTGTATCGTACAAGCATAGGTGAGATGGAGAGAGTTCAAAGTCCTTATGCATTGCGTCCAAGAAGCTACCAAAGGAGGGTCGAATATGAGACTCATTTCCAAGACAATAGGAACGGCATTGTTGGCAGTTCTGTTTTGCGCGGGCTTTTCAACGGTCGCGCTGTCAGTAGACCGTGAGGTCTATGACAAACCGGAGGTGCAGACAGGGAAAACCATCAAAGGTAAGGTCATGAGTGTGAATGTGGACGAGAAGGCTTCACAGACGTGGCATGTGTCGATAAAGGATAACGACACCGGTCATGTGGTAGTTCTCCATGTGGACAAGACGACCACAAGGAAGGACATCATGTTGAGCCCCGATTTAGGAGACAATGTCATCGCAAAGTATAATGAGCAGAATCATGCCATCTCTTTTCTGACGGATCAAGCCATTAACCGCTGAGACCCACTGAGGTGGGTGCTGAAGGGTCCAAACGGTAGACCTCCCTCCCCCTACCGATTGGGGCATTCAACCGATAGGATGGGAACAGAACAGCGCAGTGGAAACATGATGAATCCGGTAGCAGAGACGCTATCGGAAACATGATATACAAATCGTACTGTTCGGGGAGGGCTCCGTTCTTGAAAAAGGATGGAGCTTTCTTTTTTGGTGTGGTGGTCAACAACTGTACAGTGGTAACGCCCCAACGACGGTTCAGGCACTTCTCGAGATGCTGTAAGCCCCTTCCCAGACAGTCTCGTTAAGCGATGGATTCCTGATGCTGATCGATCTTCCGTGACAGTTCATGGACAAAGCTCGTGAGTTCAAGGACGGCTTTGTAGGACTTGTCACGCTCTAAGCCCTCCGCCTCTCGAAGTCGGAGCTCAAATTCCTCCATCCGTTTTGACAGTTTGCTCACCATGGTGCGATTCCCTTCTCTCAAACGTCTGGGACGTGTAAGTGAGAGAGATTTCGTGACACATTTCTCCGCTTCTATTCGGTATACGCCATCCGCATCACTGCCATATAGTTCTCAAGCCGCAACTGATCTAGATCGCTGAAATAGCAGTCACGCTCAAAGGCGTTTGTCATCTCAAGACTTGCACGAATAAAATTATTGAAGATGATCTGATCCATTGTGCCGCTTCTCTGGTCGATCTCGACTCCGATGTCCGTGAGCTGGTGCAAATTCCTAGTCATGGCCCCGCTGTCCAACCAGTGCGCAAGGTTCGAGAGAGTCAACCAGACATTTTGCTTCTATCAGGGCGGCCACTTGGGCTTCGTCACGGGATGTGCACCTGCCGTCAGAACAACCTTTCGTGTATCCCCATCGCGTGGTGTCGAATTGCAGAATAATATACCGACAGCTCCAGGTCCCATCTATGTGTTGACTCGGAGTTCTCAACTCGATCCAGTGTCTCTTATAGTCCGGCATTATTCCTCTCCTTCACTACGCAGTGACCAGCCTGGAAAGTTCTGAGCGATCTTCGACAGATAATACTGAATGAGTTCGGCTTTAATGTAGGTCAACTCCTCGACTTTCACCTTACTGTCGAGCAGGGCTTCCGAGCACACCATGTATTGCGTATTGCCGAATTTCTTCTCGGAGGGACATGGGAGAGCCGCCCTTTCTACGAACAGGGTCGGCGGTCGAGCTGAGGAAGACGCTCTGCAACAGCGCTTAGGTGGAAATGCTGCTTTACGGTAGTATCTTAGGAGGTGTCTGGCATACTAGCAATTGTCCTAGGCTCGAACATCCACATGAAGCCACTTTTCTCTGTTATCCCGAACGCCTCGAATACCAGCCTCAGTTCCCACCACACGATAGAATAGACCCATCAAAGCCGATTTGGCCTCCACCGGCATGTTGGTAATGGAGCAGGGATAAAGCCGACGCTGCTGTAATCTTCAGCAACACCGGGGTGCTTTCGCTGCTCCGGTCATACGAATCGAAACCAATTCAAGTTCAAGCA is a genomic window containing:
- the nhaA gene encoding Na+/H+ antiporter NhaA, producing MISTIRTFLKLESAGGILLIVAAGLAMLCANTDLKHLYESLLQIPVGVQFGSLQIHKPLLLWINDGLMVLFFFLVGMELKREVLEGELSDMANVGLPAMGALGGMVVPGCIYWWVNYNNPAGLAGWAIPIATDTAFALGILSLLGQRVPLSLKVFLVSLAIFDDIGAILIIAFFFTSNLSAAMVWTASGCLMILLLLNRKGVTAISLYALVGLVMWVAVLKSGVHATLAGVLLAMFIPLTDAKNRAHSPLRFLEDELHTAVAFVTLPLFAFFNAGISLSEVSLGSLTHPVSLGITLGLFLGKQLGVFLFCMAGILLGIARLPRAVTAIQLYGVAILCGVGFTMSLFIGALAFEELQRPALFDERIGILLGSLLSAMAGYLVLWLTLRKRPGTRKPRTEEARGVPL
- a CDS encoding CsbD family protein; this translates as MNDDRSKEKWVQFIGELQNQSGKLAKTVLHELGGNYHKFVGRLRKRYGDKVRVAIRTV
- a CDS encoding thermonuclease family protein, translating into MAALTLRFLIAILLLLFSDAKAYPFTGEVVRVVNGDVIEILHNGKSHQVRLYGIDCPAEGQPYGSSAKDVISILSFALEVSLQIHGKDRYGRILADVVLADGTNINHTLVKEGWCWWDRPHAPGNAILEALEAEARDASRGLWVDPSPVSPWAWRKLNK
- a CDS encoding thermonuclease family protein, which produces MRLLVIFFSLSFCFQVIDAFPFTGQVISVQGGGTFEVLRNGKPERIRLHGIYCPENGQPFSNDAQQATSDLIFSMDVTIESHGKDKYGRTVAEVQLSDGTNVNHVLVREGWCWWYRKHAPKDLVLEALENEARLARKGLWSDPKPVPPWEWRSVGKQRPSS